The Gemmatimonadota bacterium region TCTGATTCCACCTGTTCGCCAGGAACGGTGTCGGTCATGCGTTTTGCTTGTGAAATCCGTGTTCCGATGCGCCCGTTCTTCCTCCCGAGCGCCCCCATCCTGCTTATCGAATTACCCAATCTGGTCTTACAATAAGTAGCTACCGGTGCATCATCCGGATAGTCGTGCTTCAATCTGCGACGCGGCTATGCGGGCCGCTCGCGTGTGCCTGGTTTTCTTCCGAATCGATCCGGCAGGAACAGGATGATCGTCCCCAGCATGAGCAGCGCCGTACCGATCCATACCCAGTTTACCAATGGATTAATGTAGACCTTAAATGTAGCTACGTCAAGCGTTTCGTTCAGTTCCGCCAGGACCACGTACAGGTCCTCATTCACCGTCGACCAGATGGAAACTTCCGAAGTCACCTGGTCCTGTATGGGGTAGAGACGCTTCTCCGGAGCCATCATCACGACGGGCTCGCCGTCCACGGAAAGGCGTAGCATGCCGGCGTAGGACACGTACTCGCCCATGTTGGTCTCGGTGAGGGAATCGAAGTCCAGCGTGTAGTTCTTGATCTGGAAGGACTCGCCCTCCCGGACGGCGAAATTCTCCTCCCGGTCGAACGCCTTTCCCGTGAAGCCCACGAAGAGGAGCACGATGGCGATGTGGACGACGTAACCGCCGTACCGGCGTTTATAGCTCATGACCAGGCGGTAGAACGCCGCGGGCCAGGATTCTTCGTTCGTCGACCGGCGCGCGCGGGCACCGCGGTAGAATTCCAGGCCGATGGCGCCGACCACGAAGGCGCACATGCTGAAGGAAAGCACGGCGTAGACGTGCCGGATGCCGAAGGCGAGCAGGATGGCGGCCGCGGCGAGGAAGCAGGCTATGGGTATGGAGAAATGCCGCTTCAGGCTCTGCACGGACGTCTTTCGCCAGGCGAAGAGCGGACCCGCGCCCGTGAGGAAGAGCAGGAAAATGCCCAGGGGCACGTTGATCTGGTTGAAGTACGGCGCGCTTACCGTGATCTTCTCCCCGCTGACCGCCTCGGAAAGCACGGGGAATATGGTGCCCCACAGGATGGCGAAGCACACGCCGACGAGGGCCAGGTTGTTCAGCAGGAAGCTGCTTTCCCGCGAAACGAAGGAGTCGAGTTCGCTGCGGGCCTTCAGGGCGTTGCGGCGGCTGATCAGGAGTCCGAAGGACAACACCATCGAGACGATGACGAAACCCAGGAACATGGGGCCGATGCCCGAAGTGGTGAAGGAATGGACCGATGAGACGACCCCGCTCCGCGTAAGAAAGGTGCCGAAGTAGACCAGGCCAAAGGTCAGGATGATCAGGATGAAGTTCCAGATCTTCAGCATGC contains the following coding sequences:
- a CDS encoding heme lyase CcmF/NrfE family subunit, with the protein product MNDIGYFSLLLAFMAAAYGGVTSVVGARARNPQMIASGAHGVLATFGLLTLSSIVLIYHLYTGNFQVEYVASYTSSTLPEFYRVTAMWAGQKGSLLLWVWTLALFALVVHLTNRDRNQTLIPYVHAVMMSVVLFFIALLIFMADPFELLPFVPAEGRGLNPVLQMPLMIIHPPILYQGYVGTVVPFAFAIAALITGELGDTWIRTIRRWTLYAWFFLGFGLMLGGRWAYVELGWGGYWAWDPVENAALMPWLTITAFLHSVMIQEKKGMLKIWNFILIILTFGLVYFGTFLTRSGVVSSVHSFTTSGIGPMFLGFVIVSMVLSFGLLISRRNALKARSELDSFVSRESSFLLNNLALVGVCFAILWGTIFPVLSEAVSGEKITVSAPYFNQINVPLGIFLLFLTGAGPLFAWRKTSVQSLKRHFSIPIACFLAAAAILLAFGIRHVYAVLSFSMCAFVVGAIGLEFYRGARARRSTNEESWPAAFYRLVMSYKRRYGGYVVHIAIVLLFVGFTGKAFDREENFAVREGESFQIKNYTLDFDSLTETNMGEYVSYAGMLRLSVDGEPVVMMAPEKRLYPIQDQVTSEVSIWSTVNEDLYVVLAELNETLDVATFKVYINPLVNWVWIGTALLMLGTIILFLPDRFGRKPGTRERPA